The Shewanella halotolerans region GAACCTGGCGCCGGAGCCTGAAACCCAGGTAGAAGAAGCACCAGCCGAGGCGGTTGAGACCCTGCCGACACTGGCCGAAAGCGATCAATATGTTCATGACAAGACGGTCGAAGTCGCCAATGGCATGAAGATAGACCCGCTACTGGTCGAGAAAGATATCGTCAGACACTTCGTGGTGTTCGTCGACAACCTAGCTCAGGGCGAGCTGGCCCGCAAGGTGAGCCCACTCAAGGCGCCCAACAGCAAGTTTACCGTCTCCGAGGTGACCAACAAGACCTACCTCAATCCCGACAGCTACCATAGGTATGATCTCTATGCGAACTTCGTCGATAACCTGGACGAGGAGCAGCTGCTTAGCACCTATAACAAGGTGAAGCCGCTGCTGGGTGAGGCCTTTGCCGAGCTGGGTTATCCCGACATGAATTTCGATGACCGTATGGTAGAGGCGATAGACGTCATGCTATCCGCCCCCGTCATCGACGCACCGATTGAGCTGGACAGCGTCAGCGTAAACTATAAGTTTGTCGACCCTCAGCTCGAGAGCCTG contains the following coding sequences:
- a CDS encoding DUF3014 domain-containing protein, which codes for MQVSQEDRIAPQTARSGINALSIAVVIILVLLAAGAYYFLGSDEPAPEPELPAPITLPEPEPEQPLPTDAALPEPENLAPEPETQVEEAPAEAVETLPTLAESDQYVHDKTVEVANGMKIDPLLVEKDIVRHFVVFVDNLAQGELARKVSPLKAPNSKFTVSEVTNKTYLNPDSYHRYDLYANFVDNLDEEQLLSTYNKVKPLLGEAFAELGYPDMNFDDRMVEAIDVMLSAPVIDAPIELDSVSVNYKFVDPQLESLPNAQKLMIRMGPENSKKVKAALRKLKKQLKQ